One part of the Deltaproteobacteria bacterium genome encodes these proteins:
- a CDS encoding phosphoesterase — MAYFRNLGPKLDRLLDLLRKEDRWLILMNADPDALASSLALKRILARRVSAVGLAHVNEISRPDNLAMIRLLRIPTKKLTPPLAAQYDRYALVDSQPHHHSDFAGLKFSVVIDHHPLAKENPVEADFVDIKPEYGSNSSLMTEYLYNLGLRPGKLLATALVYGIKTDTQSFERGFCDVDIKAFRYLTKFYSQPLLHKILRSEFKLEWLKYFSQAFRKMRVLGQGLTAFMGRVDSPDILVILADFFLRVHGLSWTIISGIFNDNLVIILRGDGLRRDMGKFAKLLFGDVGSAGGHRSMARAEVPMARIATLHPQHFVLERLNKKNCIGPKKAASDSENGEEA; from the coding sequence ATGGCATATTTCAGAAATCTCGGGCCGAAACTGGACAGACTTTTGGATCTGTTGCGCAAGGAGGACCGTTGGCTGATCCTCATGAACGCAGATCCGGACGCCCTGGCCTCATCTTTGGCCCTCAAGCGTATTTTGGCCCGGCGGGTATCGGCTGTGGGTCTGGCCCATGTCAACGAGATCTCTAGGCCCGACAATCTGGCCATGATCCGCCTATTGCGCATTCCAACCAAGAAGCTAACGCCGCCTCTTGCGGCACAGTACGATCGGTACGCCCTGGTGGACTCGCAGCCCCATCACCATTCCGATTTCGCTGGGCTCAAGTTCTCGGTGGTTATCGACCATCATCCCCTGGCCAAGGAGAACCCTGTGGAGGCCGATTTTGTGGACATCAAGCCCGAATACGGCTCCAACAGCTCGTTGATGACCGAATATCTCTACAACTTGGGCCTGAGGCCCGGAAAACTCCTGGCTACGGCCCTGGTCTACGGAATTAAAACCGATACCCAGAGCTTCGAGCGGGGCTTCTGCGATGTAGACATCAAGGCCTTTCGGTATTTGACCAAGTTCTACAGCCAACCTTTGCTGCACAAGATCCTCCGCAGCGAGTTCAAGCTCGAGTGGCTGAAGTATTTTTCCCAGGCCTTCCGCAAGATGCGGGTCCTGGGCCAGGGGTTGACGGCCTTCATGGGCCGGGTCGATTCTCCGGACATCCTGGTCATCCTGGCTGATTTTTTTCTCCGGGTTCATGGCTTGTCCTGGACCATCATCAGCGGAATTTTCAACGACAACTTGGTCATTATCCTGCGGGGGGATGGTCTGCGGCGGGACATGGGCAAATTCGCCAAACTCCTTTTCGGCGACGTAGGTTCGGCCGGGGGGCACAGGTCCATGGCCCGGGCCGAGGTTCCCATGGCCCGCATCGCCACCCTCCACCCCCAGCATTTCGTCCTTGAGCGATTGAACAAGAAGAATTGCATCGGGCCGAAGAAGGCGGCCAGTGATTCCGAGAACGGGGAGGAGGCGTGA